A segment of the Aulosira sp. FACHB-615 genome:
ATTCGATTATCATCAGGTTTCTAACATAATTTTAACCCTCTATAGATAGATAGTCATAGTCTTAATATAACTATATATTTAGTAACGAAACATACAAAAACTCCTAAAACACATGGCTGATATCGTTGATACTGCTGTAGGTGCTGGTTCTTTTAATACTTTAGTAGCAGCAGTACAAGCTGCTGGTTTAGTGGATACTCTCAAGAGTCCTGGCCCATTTACTGTATTTGCACCAACTGACGAGGCATTTTCTAAGCTACCCGCAGGCACAGTAGACGCACTGCTTCAAGACATTCCACAACTCACAAAAATCCTGACTTACCATGTTGTTTCTGGGAAAGTGTTGGCAAGCGATGTAGTCAATTTAGACTCGGCTCCAACTGTTGAAGGAAGTAGTTTAAAGATTGACGCATCTAATGGTGGTGTGAAAATCAATGATGCGACAGTTGTCACTGCCGATGTGGAAGCTGATAACGGTGTGATTCATGTGATTGACACAGTATTGATTCCAGCATAAGCATTTGTTGAATTAGCAAAATTTGTATTCTTCTTTGAGGGACAGCAATTAAATATTATTGCTGTCTCTCAAATGTTTGGATGTAGTGCAGAGAATTATGGAATGCTCCAAACGTCAAGGACAGGAGAAAGCATCGCAGGTTGTATTATATTACGCATAAAATCTGCCAAAAAGCTATTTCTTAAACCCTGCTTTAATCAATGATTATCTTCAGATAATGCCTATATATTAGCTAGTAAGTAACAAAATCTATATTAGTTTTTCGATTTTTTAGAGAAAAGAAAATGAAGAAGTTAACCAGTTTAATGATTTTCGGAGCAGTATTGTCGATGAGTGCGCCAGCATTAGCCCAAAGTCGTGCGGTTAATATCAGTGTTGGCAGTATTGGTGGTGCATTAGATAATGCTGCGTTGCGAACAGTTCGCCAAGTTATCGGGTTTGCGGTCGGTACTGGTACTGTTGATAAATTTATTGTCTATAGCCCAAGAGCAGGCGCTCCTATTCCCATCGAAGGCGGTTTATCTGCTTGTGCTGAAGCTGGGTTCGGCATAACTGATGCCAGATTTAATGGTTTTGTTCAGCAGTTGCGTTCAATTACACCGCGCTCAGGAACTTTTTTGAATGTAGAACTGACTGCAAGCTGTAGACTCAACTAAAAATGTCGCTACTTAACCCTCTTGTACCACTTTTGGAAAACAATATCAAAGCTTGATTCTGAAGCTGACAGCGATTGGGTTCTCTCCATTTGGTACAAGAGGGTTAAAGGTAAGGGTGGCTGTTGGTGCATAGTGGTTGCCGCCCATGAGTTTAGTTGCACTGTGAGAACTTGGAATAGCGAAATGACTGTTGGGGTGCAGCATCTCAAATCTTATGATTACTTACCCCAGGAATGTCAGCAGATGCAGGAGATATGCGATCGCATCACACGGTTGCAGGAGAGCGAGAATTTGGAAGAAGCTGGTAGGGCTATGTTGAAGTATTTGGGGGAACTGAAGCGATCATATTTGACTGATGTGGAAGAAAAGCTGCTAAGTGTGATTGAGCAAGAATATGGGGTTACGGATTGATCTAAAGTGTAAAAAAACTCGACAATAGAAAATACTCATCTTATGATTAGGTAATCAGCTTGATGTTTGGCAAGTCGAAGCGGGGTCAAAAACCCTGGAGACTCGTCAAAATCGCCAGAACCTTGACAACATAATAATTACAGCGTTTCACCAATCAGGGAAGTTGAGAATGAGTTGCAATAATAGCGGCTGAAATCGACTCTTTTTTGAGGTTCGTCAAATCGCTTCCCAGGAAGCTTGCTCTGTAACAGTTTCAGCTTCGAGCAGTTTCCAAACCCAATTACCCCGCAAGGGGACTGAAACATTGGATCAATAGGGGCTTTTCCTGTTGATGGATCTACGTTTCCAAACCCAATTACCCCGCAAGGGGACTGAAACTCAGCAAATCGTCAGGATTTACTGAAAAAGTTTAGTTTCCAAACCCAATTACCCCGCAAGGGGACTGAAACTCTCTATATATGATGAGAAAATTGATGCTCCCCGCCTTACCTGGTTTCCAAACCCAATTACCCCGCAAGGGGACTGAAACTTACGCTGGTCTGATACAAAGATAGTACAGTATGACGTTTCCAAACCCAATTACCCCGCAAGGGGACTGAAACATTTTACGATAATGGTCATCGAAAGAACAATCAAGTGTTTCCAAACCCAATTACCCCGCAAGGGGACTGAAACTCAACGACTGGATTCTAGCGATCGCCAGAGAAACAGTTTCCAAACCCAATTACCCCGCAAGGGGACTGAAACTCTCTATGTGTAAGTCCATGTTTTGTAAAAGTAGTCTAGTTTCCAAACCCAATTACCCCGCAAGGGGACTGAAACAAACCATTTATCAACCCCATGCCCTAAGTCATTAAGTTTCCAAACCCAATTACCCCGCAAGGGGACTGAAACACTTCATCACGTCATACTTGAGCCAATTCGTAAGAGTTTCCAAACCCAATTACCCCGCAAGGGGACAATTAAAAATTCCAACGCGATCGCGCTCTGCCATAAGTCCCCGAATGGGGATTAAAAAAGAAGCAAACTCTTAGCTTGCATCGCAAAGCTCTTGAATCACTTGTGAAAACTCCTGGGTCAAAAAGTCGGAACCACCTGCACTATAAACTTGCTGCAACTGTTGGTAAAACCATAATGTTCCTTCCCTGCCAGTCTTAAACTGTTGCCAAATGCTAGTGCCATGTTGTCGTAAGTCTGCCAATAATGACCTCGCATTGTGCAGCTTATCTGCCAAAGATACCCGCCGGATTGAGGGTGAAGCACACCGCAGATTTTCTAAATACTTTTGCTTGCGTTCTTGCCAAGGTGGTTTAGGGTATGTGTCAGATTCGGTGCAGCCATCAACTATTGCAACGACTGCATCACCGAAACGCTGGCGGATTTCTTCACGAGTGGATTTGCCTCCTTGGTCTTGTTGAACTAAGCCAGAGAATCGCTTCTTCTTCAGTTCCGCCAGCTTCCAGTACGAGTGCTGCCACACTTAGTAAGTGAGCGATGTAAGGAACGCCGCTAATCTTATACCAATTTAATATGAAGCTGCATAGAATAGAGCTTCCAGGATAAAGTTATAAGAAGAGATAGAAATTACCTGCTCAAATGTCAGTTGGTCGAAGATTTCTTGGATGCGCTC
Coding sequences within it:
- a CDS encoding fasciclin domain-containing protein, which gives rise to MADIVDTAVGAGSFNTLVAAVQAAGLVDTLKSPGPFTVFAPTDEAFSKLPAGTVDALLQDIPQLTKILTYHVVSGKVLASDVVNLDSAPTVEGSSLKIDASNGGVKINDATVVTADVEADNGVIHVIDTVLIPA
- a CDS encoding HD domain-containing protein, with amino-acid sequence MWQHSYWKLAELKKKRFSGLVQQDQGGKSTREEIRQRFGDAVVAIVDGCTESDTYPKPPWQERKQKYLENLRCASPSIRRVSLADKLHNARSLLADLRQHGTSIWQQFKTGREGTLWFYQQLQQVYSAGGSDFLTQEFSQVIQELCDAS